One window from the genome of Pseudomonas fluorescens encodes:
- the malQ gene encoding 4-alpha-glucanotransferase, with protein sequence MSDAQLEILAGRAGLAVDWIDANGRAQKVSPAVLRSVLTGLGHPAGSAQEIDASLLQLQEDQQNHQLPPLITADVGASLDLSRYFEAGIPCEIKLEDGATLNLNLDADGRLPGMVPVGYQHVSIRDQHFTLAVAPARCYSVADAVDDPTPRAWGLSAQLYALRRSGDGGFGDTQALEELARVAGERGAEAIAISPMHAMFSSDTGRYSPYSPSSRLFLNSLYAAPGTILGERALRTAIDATGLTNQLRNLEEQPLIDWPVAAQAKQKILRALYDGFSQGAHPLHEDFSSFRHTSGEALENHCRFEALQAERAARGESLDWRQWPEEWRDPRSAVLAHFAEENADEIGFYAFCQWLIARCLERAQSAAKSSGMGIGLIADLAVGADGAGSQAWSRQDELLASLTVGAPPDILNRSGQGWGISAFSPEGLVRNGFRAFIEMLRANFAHAGGLRIDHVMGLQRLWVIPNDAPPSDGAYLYYPVDDLLRLLALESHRHQAIVLGEDLGTVPDGLRDKLSARSILGMRVLLFEQDNTHFKPILDWPDNALATTSTHDLPTLNGWWHGHDIDWNARLDLIDSHTEMDWRKHREREREGLRHALNQDPQNFREEHRETDQVLDASVRFLGHTRAPLVLLPLEDALGIEEQANLPGTIDTHPNWRRRLARQSQALLDHPDAARRLEILACARLQANERDR encoded by the coding sequence ATGAGCGATGCGCAACTGGAAATCCTCGCCGGCCGAGCGGGCCTGGCGGTGGATTGGATCGATGCCAATGGCCGGGCCCAGAAAGTCTCGCCGGCGGTCTTGCGTTCAGTCCTCACGGGCCTGGGCCATCCAGCCGGCAGCGCCCAGGAAATCGATGCCAGCCTGCTGCAGCTGCAGGAAGATCAACAGAACCATCAACTGCCACCGCTGATCACCGCCGACGTCGGGGCCAGCCTGGACTTGAGCCGCTACTTCGAGGCCGGGATACCCTGCGAAATCAAGCTCGAAGACGGCGCGACACTGAATCTGAACCTCGATGCCGACGGCAGGCTGCCGGGCATGGTCCCCGTGGGTTATCAGCATGTCAGCATCCGGGACCAGCATTTCACCCTGGCCGTGGCGCCCGCCCGCTGCTACAGCGTGGCCGATGCGGTGGACGACCCGACGCCCCGGGCCTGGGGCCTGAGCGCGCAGCTGTATGCCTTGCGACGCTCCGGTGACGGCGGCTTCGGTGATACCCAAGCCCTGGAAGAGCTGGCTCGGGTGGCTGGCGAGCGCGGCGCCGAGGCCATTGCCATCAGCCCGATGCACGCGATGTTCAGCAGCGACACCGGGCGCTACAGCCCTTACTCGCCTTCCAGCCGACTGTTCCTCAACAGCCTGTACGCCGCCCCCGGCACCATCCTCGGTGAACGCGCCCTGCGCACCGCCATCGACGCCACCGGCTTGACCAACCAACTGCGCAACCTGGAAGAGCAGCCGCTGATCGATTGGCCAGTCGCCGCCCAGGCCAAGCAGAAAATCCTCCGCGCCCTGTACGACGGGTTCAGCCAGGGCGCGCATCCGCTGCATGAAGACTTCAGCAGTTTCCGCCACACCAGCGGCGAAGCCCTGGAAAACCATTGCCGCTTCGAGGCCTTGCAGGCCGAACGCGCCGCCCGTGGCGAAAGCCTCGACTGGCGGCAGTGGCCGGAAGAATGGCGCGATCCGCGCAGCGCGGTCCTGGCCCATTTCGCCGAAGAAAATGCCGACGAAATCGGTTTCTACGCCTTTTGCCAATGGTTGATCGCCCGCTGCCTGGAACGCGCCCAGAGCGCAGCCAAATCCAGCGGCATGGGCATCGGCCTGATCGCCGACCTGGCGGTAGGTGCCGATGGCGCTGGCAGCCAGGCCTGGAGCCGGCAGGACGAACTGCTCGCCTCGTTGACCGTAGGCGCACCGCCGGACATTCTCAATCGCTCCGGCCAAGGCTGGGGCATTTCGGCGTTTTCCCCGGAAGGCCTGGTGCGCAACGGCTTTCGCGCCTTCATTGAAATGCTAAGGGCCAACTTTGCCCACGCCGGTGGCTTGCGCATCGATCATGTCATGGGCTTGCAACGGCTCTGGGTGATTCCCAACGACGCCCCACCCAGCGACGGTGCCTACCTGTATTACCCGGTGGACGACCTGTTGCGCCTGCTGGCGCTGGAATCCCATCGGCACCAGGCCATCGTGCTGGGCGAAGACCTCGGTACCGTGCCGGATGGCTTGCGGGACAAACTCAGCGCCCGCTCGATCCTCGGCATGCGCGTGCTGCTGTTCGAACAGGACAACACCCATTTCAAACCCATCCTCGACTGGCCGGACAACGCCCTCGCCACCACCAGCACCCATGACTTGCCAACGCTCAACGGCTGGTGGCACGGTCACGACATCGACTGGAACGCCCGGCTGGACCTGATCGACTCCCACACCGAAATGGACTGGCGCAAGCACCGCGAGCGCGAACGCGAAGGTCTGCGCCATGCGCTGAATCAGGATCCGCAGAATTTTCGCGAAGAACACCGCGAGACCGACCAGGTGCTGGATGCCAGCGTGCGTTTCCTCGGTCACACCCGCGCACCGCTGGTGTTGTTGCCGCTCGAAGATGCTCTGGGCATCGAGGAGCAGGCCAACCTGCCCGGCACCATCGACACCCATCCCAATTGGCGCCGCCGCCTGGCCCGGCAGAGCCAGGCGTTGCTGGATCACCCGGACGCCGCCCGGCGTCTGGAAATACTCGCCTGCGCCAGACTTCAGGCGAACGAGCGTGACCGATGA
- the treZ gene encoding malto-oligosyltrehalose trehalohydrolase encodes MTSRTPETWTHGAVMLDDEHARFTLWAPDAFFVSVELDTGDSIPLLPQADGWFMIQTRCPAGTRYRYNIDGELEVPDPASRAQAGDIDRHSVVVDPHAYPWRHTQWSGRPWHEAVIYELHVGALGGFNGVEQHLARLAGLGVTAIELMPLAQFPGDRNWGYDGVLPYAPQASYGTPEQLKHLIDSAHGHGLSVILDVVYNHFGPDGNYLHRYAKGFFREDKHTPWGAAIDFRRREVRDFFIDNALMWLLEYRFDGLRLDAVHAIEDPDFLQELAARVREQVDPVRHVWLTVENEHNQASLLEQGYDAQWNDDGHNALHVLLTGETDAYYADYAEQPTEQLARCLSQGFVFQGHTNRHGESRGEPSGHLPPSAFVLFLQNHDQIGNRALGERLHQLAAPQALQAATALLLLSPMIPLLFMGDEVAAEQPFLFFTSHHGELAELVREGRRNEFKAFSAFADPQKRERIPDPNAASTFEASRPSLESQRAEQQASEALYRQLLKIRREEIVPRLPGTQALGADVLGRGAVSARWRLGDGSVLRIDLNLGDQPVEHHAPEEARILFEHPQQVVGLLQQGVLAPYSALVSLTQATTLPNITGERQ; translated from the coding sequence ATGACGTCAAGGACGCCTGAGACATGGACCCACGGGGCGGTCATGCTGGATGACGAGCACGCCCGCTTCACCCTCTGGGCCCCGGATGCCTTTTTTGTCAGTGTCGAACTCGACACTGGAGATTCGATACCGCTACTGCCCCAAGCCGACGGCTGGTTCATGATCCAGACCCGTTGCCCCGCCGGCACCCGCTACCGCTACAACATCGATGGCGAGCTGGAGGTGCCCGATCCGGCCTCTCGCGCCCAGGCCGGCGACATCGACCGCCACAGCGTGGTGGTCGACCCCCATGCCTACCCATGGCGGCATACCCAATGGTCCGGCCGCCCCTGGCACGAAGCCGTGATCTACGAATTGCACGTGGGCGCCCTGGGCGGTTTCAACGGTGTCGAACAGCATTTGGCCCGCCTGGCCGGGCTGGGCGTCACCGCCATCGAGCTGATGCCGCTGGCGCAGTTTCCCGGCGATCGCAACTGGGGCTACGACGGGGTCCTGCCCTACGCGCCCCAAGCCTCCTACGGCACGCCTGAACAGCTCAAGCATCTGATCGACAGCGCCCACGGCCATGGGCTGTCCGTCATCCTGGATGTGGTCTACAACCACTTCGGCCCCGACGGCAACTACCTGCACCGCTATGCCAAGGGCTTCTTCCGCGAAGACAAGCACACGCCCTGGGGCGCGGCGATCGATTTCCGCCGCCGCGAAGTGCGGGACTTCTTCATCGACAATGCGCTCATGTGGCTGCTGGAATACCGCTTCGACGGCCTGCGCCTCGACGCGGTACACGCCATCGAAGACCCGGACTTTCTCCAGGAGCTGGCGGCCAGGGTGCGCGAACAGGTGGACCCGGTCCGGCATGTCTGGCTGACCGTGGAAAACGAACACAACCAGGCCAGCCTGCTGGAACAGGGCTACGACGCCCAGTGGAACGACGATGGCCACAATGCCTTGCACGTACTGCTGACTGGCGAGACCGACGCCTACTACGCCGACTATGCCGAGCAGCCGACGGAACAACTGGCACGTTGCCTGAGCCAGGGTTTCGTCTTCCAGGGTCACACCAATCGCCACGGCGAATCCCGGGGCGAACCCAGCGGTCACCTGCCACCGAGCGCATTCGTGCTGTTCCTGCAGAACCATGACCAGATCGGCAACCGTGCCCTGGGCGAACGCCTGCATCAGCTCGCCGCGCCCCAGGCCTTGCAAGCGGCGACAGCCTTGTTGCTGTTGTCACCGATGATCCCGCTGCTGTTCATGGGCGATGAGGTGGCCGCCGAACAACCGTTCCTGTTTTTTACCAGTCATCACGGCGAACTGGCAGAACTCGTGCGCGAAGGCCGACGCAACGAGTTCAAGGCGTTCAGCGCCTTTGCCGATCCGCAGAAACGCGAGCGGATTCCCGACCCCAACGCGGCCAGCACCTTCGAGGCTTCACGTCCAAGCCTGGAATCGCAACGCGCGGAGCAGCAAGCCAGCGAGGCGCTGTATCGCCAACTGCTGAAAATCCGCCGTGAAGAGATCGTCCCGCGCCTGCCCGGTACCCAGGCCCTGGGGGCCGATGTGCTGGGCCGTGGTGCTGTCAGCGCACGCTGGCGACTGGGCGATGGCAGTGTGTTGCGCATCGACCTGAACCTTGGCGACCAGCCCGTCGAACACCACGCCCCGGAAGAGGCACGCATTCTTTTCGAACATCCGCAGCAGGTCGTGGGTCTGTTGCAACAGGGCGTCCTTGCGCCCTACAGCGCGCTGGTCAGTCTGACGCAGGCGACAACCTTGCCCAACATCACTGGAGAGCGCCAATGA
- the glgA gene encoding glycogen synthase GlgA, which translates to MISAALEPQQVRSQLPPAAESPTAPVLATGGKALLPVVRQNPNRKKVLFVTSEIADLVKTGGLGDVSSALPRAMAGLHDVRVLIPGYPQVMNSGNPIHIVGELGGHAALPPCKIGRMDMADGLVIYVLICPELFAREGSPYGANNGRDWPDNHIRFARLGLAAADIAANLAQIHWCPDLVHAHDWPAGLAPAYMHWRGQRTPTLFTIHNLAYQGVVSLASCPELGIPEHALQQEGMEFYGKLSFLKAGMAYSSHITTVSATYAQEITTPAFGCGLDGFLAAKTQQGLLSGIPNGIDESWDSATDTHLFRQFAMGDWEGKAVNASHVRELFGLDDSPGPLFAVVSRLVYQKGLDLTEAVAEFIVESGGQIAIIGRGEPEEEQAMRELALRFPGRIGVRIGFNETDARRMFAGSDFLLMPSRYEPCGLSQMYAQRFGSLPVARNTGGLADTIEDGVTGFLFDESTVESYQQALSRAFKVFEFPDLLNAMRCRAMSAPFNWCQAVEPYAELYEQLVAKSLGKSARQ; encoded by the coding sequence ATGATCAGTGCTGCCTTGGAACCACAACAAGTCCGTTCTCAATTACCGCCGGCGGCCGAATCGCCGACGGCTCCGGTGCTGGCCACCGGCGGCAAGGCACTGCTCCCCGTCGTTCGACAGAATCCCAATCGCAAGAAAGTCTTGTTCGTCACCTCGGAAATCGCCGACCTGGTCAAGACCGGCGGCCTGGGCGATGTGTCCTCGGCACTGCCCCGGGCCATGGCCGGGCTGCATGATGTCCGGGTGCTGATCCCTGGCTATCCGCAAGTGATGAACAGCGGCAATCCGATCCACATCGTCGGCGAACTGGGCGGCCACGCAGCACTGCCGCCCTGCAAGATCGGGCGCATGGACATGGCCGACGGCCTGGTGATCTACGTACTCATCTGCCCGGAACTGTTTGCCCGCGAAGGCTCTCCCTACGGTGCCAACAACGGTCGCGACTGGCCGGACAACCACATTCGCTTCGCCCGCCTGGGCCTGGCCGCCGCCGACATCGCCGCCAACCTGGCACAGATCCACTGGTGCCCGGACCTGGTCCACGCCCACGACTGGCCAGCAGGACTGGCGCCGGCCTACATGCACTGGCGCGGGCAACGCACCCCGACCCTGTTCACCATCCACAACCTGGCGTACCAGGGCGTGGTCAGCCTGGCATCCTGCCCGGAACTGGGCATCCCCGAGCACGCCCTGCAACAGGAAGGCATGGAGTTCTACGGCAAACTGTCGTTCCTCAAGGCCGGGATGGCCTACTCCAGCCACATCACCACAGTCAGCGCCACCTACGCCCAGGAGATCACCACCCCGGCGTTTGGTTGCGGACTCGACGGTTTCCTGGCTGCCAAGACCCAACAAGGCTTGCTCAGCGGCATCCCCAACGGCATTGATGAAAGCTGGGACTCGGCCACCGACACCCACCTGTTCCGTCAGTTCGCCATGGGCGACTGGGAAGGCAAGGCCGTCAACGCCAGCCATGTGCGTGAACTGTTTGGCCTCGACGACTCCCCTGGCCCGCTGTTCGCCGTGGTGTCGCGCCTGGTCTACCAGAAAGGCCTGGACCTGACCGAAGCGGTCGCCGAGTTCATCGTCGAATCTGGCGGCCAGATCGCCATCATCGGCCGCGGCGAACCGGAGGAAGAACAGGCCATGCGCGAACTGGCACTGCGCTTCCCCGGCCGCATCGGCGTGCGTATCGGCTTCAACGAAACCGATGCGCGGCGGATGTTCGCCGGCAGCGATTTCCTGCTGATGCCCTCGCGCTACGAGCCCTGCGGCTTGAGCCAGATGTACGCCCAACGTTTCGGCTCGCTGCCGGTGGCGCGCAATACCGGAGGCCTGGCGGACACCATCGAAGATGGCGTCACCGGTTTCCTGTTCGATGAGTCCACCGTGGAGAGCTACCAGCAGGCCTTGAGCCGGGCCTTCAAGGTCTTCGAGTTCCCCGACCTGCTCAACGCCATGCGCTGCCGGGCCATGTCGGCACCGTTCAACTGGTGCCAGGCCGTGGAACCCTACGCCGAACTCTACGAACAGCTGGTGGCGAAGTCACTGGGAAAATCGGCCAGACAATGA
- a CDS encoding D-2-hydroxyacid dehydrogenase family protein yields MAVQIAVIDDWQDVARGVVDWSVLDGVGQVTFLHDYPADRDTLAERLQHFEVICVMRERTVFDEGLLRRLPNLKLLLTGGMRNAALDLKAAAELGIQVCGTDSYKHAAPELTWTLIMALARNLVQEANALRAGLWQQGLGGDLHGKTLAILGLGSIGTRVAQFGQVFGMRVIAWSQNLSAERAAEVGVTYVSKQALFEQADILSIHLVLGERTRGLVDAQALGWMKPEALLVNTSRGPIVDEAALIDALRHRRLAGAALDVFAQEPLPLAHPFRTLENVLATPHVGYVSRQNYQQFYSLMIEDLLAWAAGQPIRLLTPPG; encoded by the coding sequence ATGGCGGTGCAAATAGCAGTCATAGACGATTGGCAAGATGTGGCACGCGGTGTGGTGGACTGGTCGGTGCTGGACGGCGTCGGCCAAGTGACCTTTCTTCACGACTATCCCGCCGACCGCGACACCCTCGCCGAACGCTTGCAGCACTTCGAGGTGATCTGCGTGATGCGCGAACGCACCGTGTTCGACGAAGGCCTGCTGCGCCGCCTGCCCAATCTCAAGCTGCTGCTCACCGGCGGCATGCGCAATGCCGCCCTGGACCTGAAGGCCGCCGCCGAGCTGGGCATCCAGGTGTGCGGCACCGACAGCTACAAGCACGCCGCGCCCGAACTGACCTGGACGCTGATCATGGCCCTGGCCCGCAACCTGGTGCAGGAAGCCAACGCCTTGCGCGCCGGTCTGTGGCAGCAAGGCCTGGGTGGCGACCTGCACGGCAAGACGCTGGCGATCCTCGGCCTGGGCAGCATCGGTACACGGGTGGCGCAGTTCGGCCAGGTGTTCGGCATGCGGGTCATCGCCTGGAGCCAGAACCTCAGCGCCGAGCGGGCCGCCGAAGTGGGCGTGACCTACGTCAGCAAGCAGGCGTTGTTCGAACAGGCCGACATCCTCTCGATCCACCTGGTGCTCGGCGAACGCACCCGCGGCCTGGTGGATGCCCAGGCGCTGGGCTGGATGAAACCCGAGGCGCTGCTGGTCAACACCTCCCGCGGGCCGATCGTCGATGAAGCCGCCCTGATCGACGCCCTCCGGCACCGGCGCCTGGCCGGTGCCGCCCTGGACGTCTTCGCCCAGGAGCCCTTGCCTCTGGCCCATCCATTCCGCACCCTGGAGAACGTGCTGGCCACGCCTCATGTGGGTTATGTCAGCCGACAGAATTACCAGCAGTTCTATTCCCTGATGATCGAAGACCTGCTGGCCTGGGCGGCGGGCCAACCGATTCGGTTGCTGACGCCGCCGGGCTGA
- a CDS encoding alpha/beta fold hydrolase, whose product MSRTPTRWLPSLLLSAALPLLAQAASPPEGPAYGAQLEGFEYPYTLKHFAFQSQGQSLQMGYMDVPAQGKVNGRTVVLMHGKNFCAATWGDSIKVLSEAGYRVIAADQVGFCTSSKPEHYQYSFQQLATNTQALLKALGVQKAIVLGHSTGGMLATRYALQFPDQVERLAMVNPIGLEDWKALGVPYRTVDQWYARELKVTAEGIRNYERTTYYAGRWKPEFDRWVDMLAGLNKGPGHTQVAWNSALIYDMIFTQPVYYEFKDLTVPTLLLIGTSDTTAIGSDIAPPAVKAKLGHYEVLGKQTAGLIPRSTLVEFPNLGHAPQMEEPDRFHKALLGWLDKPIP is encoded by the coding sequence ATGTCCCGAACCCCCACGCGCTGGTTACCCAGCCTCTTGCTCAGCGCCGCCCTGCCCCTGCTCGCCCAGGCCGCCAGCCCGCCGGAAGGCCCGGCCTACGGCGCCCAGTTGGAGGGCTTCGAATACCCCTATACCCTCAAGCACTTCGCCTTCCAGTCCCAGGGCCAATCGTTGCAGATGGGCTATATGGACGTGCCGGCCCAGGGCAAGGTCAATGGCCGCACCGTGGTGCTGATGCACGGCAAGAATTTCTGCGCCGCCACCTGGGGCGATTCGATCAAGGTGCTGAGCGAAGCCGGCTACCGGGTCATCGCCGCAGACCAAGTCGGTTTCTGCACCTCGAGCAAACCCGAGCATTACCAGTACAGCTTCCAGCAACTGGCGACCAACACCCAGGCCTTGCTCAAGGCCCTCGGTGTACAGAAAGCCATCGTTCTCGGCCATTCCACCGGCGGCATGCTCGCCACTCGTTACGCCTTGCAGTTCCCCGATCAGGTCGAGCGCCTGGCGATGGTCAATCCCATTGGCCTGGAAGACTGGAAAGCCTTGGGCGTGCCCTACCGCACCGTGGACCAATGGTACGCCCGTGAGCTGAAAGTCACCGCCGAGGGCATTCGCAATTACGAGCGCACGACCTATTACGCCGGCCGCTGGAAACCTGAGTTCGACCGCTGGGTGGACATGCTCGCCGGCTTGAACAAGGGCCCGGGGCATACACAAGTGGCGTGGAACTCGGCGCTGATCTACGACATGATCTTCACCCAGCCGGTCTATTACGAGTTCAAGGACCTGACCGTACCCACCCTGCTGTTGATCGGTACCTCCGACACTACCGCCATCGGCAGCGACATCGCGCCGCCGGCGGTAAAGGCCAAACTGGGCCATTACGAGGTATTGGGCAAACAGACTGCCGGGCTGATTCCCCGCTCGACCCTGGTGGAGTTCCCCAATCTGGGGCATGCCCCGCAGATGGAAGAGCCGGATCGGTTCCACAAGGCCCTGCTGGGCTGGCTGGACAAACCCATTCCCTGA
- a CDS encoding YqaA family protein — MGQAYIGLFLAAFGAATLLPLQSEALLVGLLLSERHVIWLLLGVATLGNVLGSLVNWWLGTRLEHFKDRRWFPVSPTHLDKARVHYQRFGRWSLLLSWLPIIGDPLTLVAGVMGEPWRRFLLIVTVAKGLRYGVLALATLGWMG; from the coding sequence ATGGGCCAAGCCTATATCGGCTTGTTCCTGGCGGCATTTGGCGCGGCGACCTTGTTGCCGCTGCAATCGGAGGCCTTGCTGGTCGGCCTGTTGCTCAGCGAGCGCCACGTTATCTGGCTGTTGCTGGGGGTCGCCACGCTCGGCAACGTCCTGGGTTCGCTGGTGAACTGGTGGCTGGGCACGCGCCTGGAACACTTCAAGGACCGGCGCTGGTTTCCGGTCAGCCCGACACACCTGGACAAGGCTCGCGTGCATTACCAGCGCTTCGGCCGCTGGTCGCTGCTGCTCAGTTGGTTGCCGATCATCGGCGATCCGTTGACCCTGGTGGCCGGGGTGATGGGTGAGCCGTGGCGCCGCTTCCTGCTGATCGTGACCGTTGCCAAAGGCTTGCGCTATGGCGTCCTCGCCCTGGCCACGCTGGGCTGGATGGGTTGA
- a CDS encoding DUF411 domain-containing protein, with protein MANPLHLLALSALFMTTLAQAAEPVTIDVHRDANCGCCKKWISHLQENGFKVNDHVEADMSSVKQRLGVAPNLRSCHTAEINGKFVEGHVPADQVLALSKRDDLLGVAAPGMPMGSPGMEMDGMSDAYQVIGLKKDGTQTVVADYPAH; from the coding sequence ATGGCCAATCCCCTGCACCTGCTCGCCTTGAGCGCCCTGTTCATGACCACCCTGGCCCAGGCCGCCGAACCGGTCACCATCGATGTGCACCGTGACGCCAATTGCGGCTGCTGCAAAAAGTGGATCTCGCATTTGCAAGAAAACGGCTTCAAGGTCAACGACCATGTCGAAGCCGACATGAGTTCAGTCAAGCAACGCCTCGGCGTGGCGCCAAACCTGCGCTCCTGCCACACCGCCGAAATCAACGGCAAATTCGTCGAGGGCCACGTCCCGGCCGACCAGGTGCTGGCACTGAGCAAGCGCGATGACTTGCTCGGTGTGGCCGCCCCGGGCATGCCCATGGGCTCGCCCGGCATGGAGATGGACGGCATGAGCGACGCTTATCAAGTGATCGGCCTGAAAAAAGACGGGACCCAAACCGTAGTGGCGGATTACCCGGCCCACTGA
- a CDS encoding methyl-accepting chemotaxis protein: MPSLRTIQARYTLFLVIFMLVLSLLTVVGISYLVAPKLRQTEEQVALNRIAEVAEQIQGELNKVQAQQRSITQTIPLLDSDAIDKVLPGLVDQYGELKVFGGGIWPLPNQRAEGRSKFSTFWHRDASGKLVVNTFWNSDAAPNYYEQPWHKGGMATPPGKCAWAAAYKDDASAEPRTNCAMAIQKNGVPYGVSTIDVTLGFFNELVARKEADLSAEMLIVEGDGKIISNSSRISGPIVLKNISELAATSPFAAQVKAGLAKRDQPLQRVEFDNKGEASTFFMRPIEGSPWFLATALPTRLITAQRDDVLSTLSLLQIPMVILLVLMQLYAIRQLTNRMKVLKGNIDALSTGDADLTRRITIRAEDELGAIGHSVNRFIAYLQDMIGEVTQATGAMASSLGDLQRTSAHTSEILMRHASETDQTVTAITQMSSTAESVAQNAAETAAFTQRANEHADRSRVVVGEASNSVVALIDEVASATRKVESMQQDAQRITEILGVIGAIAGQTNLLALNAAIEAARAGEQGRGFAVVADEVRALAARTQASTSEINEMLTRLTQGVSSSVSAMENTQASCQSAADATSRVNSGLDEMAGSVSQINSLSTQIATAAEQQSAVTEEINRSMVQIRHMVEELVESGLASETNTRQLLDANTRVNAIMGRFKVR, encoded by the coding sequence ATGCCCTCACTCCGAACGATCCAGGCTCGCTATACCCTGTTTCTGGTTATTTTCATGCTGGTGTTGTCCCTCCTGACCGTGGTGGGCATCAGTTACCTGGTCGCGCCCAAGCTGCGCCAGACGGAAGAGCAAGTGGCACTTAACCGCATCGCCGAGGTTGCCGAGCAGATCCAGGGCGAACTGAACAAGGTGCAGGCGCAGCAACGCAGCATTACCCAGACCATCCCGCTGCTCGACAGCGATGCCATCGACAAAGTATTGCCGGGGCTGGTGGATCAGTACGGCGAGCTGAAAGTCTTCGGCGGCGGGATCTGGCCCTTGCCCAACCAGCGGGCCGAGGGACGCAGTAAATTCAGCACGTTCTGGCACCGCGACGCGTCCGGCAAACTGGTGGTCAATACCTTCTGGAACAGTGACGCCGCGCCCAACTATTACGAACAACCCTGGCACAAGGGCGGCATGGCTACCCCTCCGGGCAAATGCGCCTGGGCCGCGGCCTATAAAGACGACGCCAGTGCCGAACCACGCACCAACTGCGCCATGGCCATCCAGAAAAACGGCGTGCCTTACGGCGTTTCCACCATTGATGTGACCCTGGGCTTCTTCAATGAGCTGGTGGCACGCAAGGAAGCCGACCTGAGCGCCGAGATGCTGATCGTCGAAGGCGACGGCAAGATCATCAGCAACAGTTCGCGCATCAGCGGTCCGATCGTGCTGAAGAACATCAGTGAACTGGCGGCCACTTCGCCATTCGCCGCCCAGGTCAAGGCGGGCCTGGCCAAGCGCGATCAGCCGCTGCAACGTGTGGAGTTCGACAACAAGGGCGAGGCCAGTACCTTCTTCATGCGCCCTATCGAAGGTTCGCCGTGGTTCCTTGCCACCGCATTGCCGACTCGCCTGATCACGGCCCAGCGCGATGATGTACTGAGCACGCTGAGCCTGCTGCAGATCCCGATGGTGATCCTGCTGGTCTTGATGCAGCTATACGCGATCCGCCAATTAACCAATCGCATGAAAGTCCTCAAAGGCAACATCGACGCCTTGTCCACCGGCGATGCCGACCTGACCCGACGCATCACCATCCGGGCCGAGGATGAATTGGGAGCGATCGGTCACTCGGTCAACCGCTTCATCGCTTACCTGCAAGATATGATCGGTGAAGTCACCCAGGCCACTGGCGCCATGGCGTCGAGCCTGGGCGATCTGCAGCGGACCTCGGCCCACACCAGCGAAATCCTGATGCGCCACGCCTCGGAAACCGACCAGACCGTGACCGCCATCACCCAGATGAGCTCCACGGCTGAAAGCGTCGCCCAAAACGCGGCCGAGACCGCGGCGTTCACTCAACGCGCCAACGAGCATGCCGATCGCTCCCGCGTGGTGGTCGGTGAGGCCTCCAACAGCGTGGTGGCCTTGATCGATGAAGTGGCCAGCGCCACCCGCAAGGTCGAGAGCATGCAACAGGACGCTCAGCGCATCACCGAGATCCTGGGTGTGATCGGCGCCATCGCCGGGCAGACCAACCTGCTGGCGCTCAACGCCGCCATTGAAGCCGCCCGGGCTGGCGAGCAAGGCCGTGGTTTTGCCGTGGTGGCCGACGAAGTCCGCGCCCTCGCCGCCCGCACCCAGGCCAGCACCTCGGAAATCAACGAAATGCTGACCCGCCTGACCCAAGGCGTGAGTTCGTCGGTCTCGGCCATGGAAAACACCCAGGCCAGCTGCCAGTCGGCCGCCGACGCGACCTCGCGCGTCAACTCGGGCCTGGACGAAATGGCCGGCTCGGTCAGCCAGATCAACAGCCTGAGCACCCAGATCGCCACGGCCGCCGAGCAACAAAGCGCGGTGACCGAAGAGATCAATCGCAGCATGGTGCAAATCCGCCACATGGTGGAGGAACTGGTGGAAAGTGGCCTGGCCAGCGAAACCAACACCCGGCAACTGCTGGACGCCAACACACGGGTGAATGCGATCATGGGTCGGTTCAAGGTTCGCTAA